A window of Planctomycetota bacterium contains these coding sequences:
- the rplR gene encoding 50S ribosomal protein L18 codes for MNKNAAKNLRRARRRVRIRRSISGTHERPRLSIYKSVHHVYAQIINDLDGRTLAAASTTEKVLGVEKPGNVQAATKVGLALAERAKQAGVEKVVFDRGGFKYHGRVKALAEAARKGGLQF; via the coding sequence ATGAACAAGAATGCGGCGAAGAACCTGCGGCGGGCACGCCGACGCGTGCGGATCCGGCGGAGCATCTCGGGCACGCACGAGCGTCCCCGGCTGAGCATCTACAAGTCGGTCCACCACGTCTACGCCCAGATCATCAACGATCTGGACGGGCGGACGCTGGCGGCGGCGTCGACCACCGAGAAGGTGCTGGGCGTGGAGAAGCCCGGGAACGTCCAGGCCGCGACGAAGGTCGGGCTCGCCCTGGCCGAGCGGGCCAAGCAGGCGGGCGTGGAGAAGGTCGTGTTCGACCGGGGCGGATTCAAGTACCACGGGCGTGTCAAGGCGCTGGCGGAAGCGGCGCGCAAGGGCGGATTGCAGTTCTAA